The following are encoded in a window of Primulina eburnea isolate SZY01 chromosome 4, ASM2296580v1, whole genome shotgun sequence genomic DNA:
- the LOC140831019 gene encoding LOW QUALITY PROTEIN: sulfite reductase 1 [ferredoxin], chloroplastic-like (The sequence of the model RefSeq protein was modified relative to this genomic sequence to represent the inferred CDS: deleted 1 base in 1 codon) — protein sequence MATSFGGAAIAKDPKLQISRNFSGLKNASTLILLTKFRQVSSASSPPSIVAVKAVSTPLKPDASVEIKRSKVEIIKEHSNFIRYPLNEELLTDSPNINEAATQIIKFHGSYQQYNRDERGTRSYSFMLRTKNPSGKVSNKLYLVMDDLADQFGIQTLRLTTRQTFQLHGVLKKDLKIVMSTIIKNMGSTLGACGDLNRNVLAPAAPFFRKDYLLAQKTAEDIAALLTPQSGFYYDMWVDGEQFMSAESPEVVKARNDNSHGTNFPNSPEPIYGTQFMPRKFKIAVTVPTDNSVDLFTNDIGVVVVSDADGEPQGFNIYVGGGMGRTHRLESTFPRLAEPLGYVPKDDILYAVKAIAVTQRENGRRDDRKYSRMKYLLSSWGIEKFRSVVEQYYGKKFKPCHELPDWEFKSYLGWHEQGDGGLFCGLHVDNGRIKGTMKTILREIIEKYNLNVRITPNQNIILCDVRQAWKRPITTALAQGGLLQPRFVDPLNLTAMACPAFPLCPLAITEAERGIPDILKRIRAVFEKVGLKYNESVVIRITGCPNGCARPYMAELGLVGDGPNSYQIWLGGNPNQTSLAKAFKDKVKLHNLEDVFVPLFYHWKRKRLSKESFGDFTIRMGTEKLLELVDKWEGIPLSTSRHNLKLFADKETFEAMDALARLQDKNAHELAMEVIRHYVSTHKKHIN from the exons ATGGCGACGTCATTTGGTGGGGCAGCAATAGCCAAGGATCCCAAGCTGCAGATTTCTAGAAACTTCAGTGGCTTGAAGAATGCATCCACTTTGATTCTGCTTACCAAATTCCGTCAGGTTTCTAGCGCATCATCCCCTCCTTCGATTGTGGCCGTCAAAGCTGTTTCCACG CCTCTTAAACCAGATGCTTCAGTCGAGATTAAACGCAGTAAGGTCGAAATCATCAAAGAGCACAGTAACTTCATAAGATATCCTCTCAATGAGGAGTTATTAACTGATTCTCCAAATATTAATGAAGCTGCTACACAAATAATCAAGTTCCATGGTAGCTATCAACAGTATAACCGAGATGAACGTGGCACAAGGTCTTATTCGTTTATGCTTCGTACGAAGAACCCTAGTGGAAAAGTTTCAAACAAACTCTATCTGGTTATGGATGATCTAGCTGATCAGTTTGGGATTCAAACACTTCGTTTGACAACTCGGCAAACGTTTCAGCTCCATGGTGTTTTGAAAAAAGATCTCAAGATAGTCATGAGTACAATCATTAAGAACATGGGCTCGACACTTGGTGCTTGTGGTGATCTCAACAGAAATGTCCTTGCCCCGGCAGCACCATTTTTTCGAAAAGATTATCTTTTAGCACAGAAAACTGCT GAAGATATTGCTGCACTTTTAACTCCACAGTCAGGGTTTTATTATGATATGTGGGTGGATGGAGAACAATTCATGTCTGCTGAATCCCCTGAAGTAGTTAAGGCTCGAAATGATAACTCCCATGGTACAAATTTTCCCAATTCACCTGAGCCCATATATGGAACACAGTTCATGCCAAGAAAGTTCAAGATTGCAGTCACCGTCCCCACGGACAACTCGGTGGATCTTTTTACTAACGATATTGGAGTAGTTGTTGTATCTGATGCTGATGGGGAGCCACAGGGATTTAacatatat GTTGGTGGTGGGATGGGAAGAACACATAGATTGGAATCTACTTTCCCTCGATTAGCAGAACCATTGGGTTATGTGCCGAAAGATGATATATTATATGCAGTCAAGGCTATCGCTGTCACTCAAAGAGAAAATGGAAGGAGAGATGATCGAAAGTACAGTAGAATGAAATACTTGCTTAGTTCGTGGGGGATAGAAAAGTTTAGAAGTGTGGTCGAGCAATACTATGGGAAGAAGTTTAAACCTTGCCATGAGTTACCCGATTGGGAATTTAAAAGCTATCTCGGTTGGCACGAGCAG GGAGATGGTGGTTTATTTTGTGGTCTTCATGTGGATAATGGCCGTATCAAGGGAACAATGAAGACGATTTTAAGGGAAATTATTGAGAAGTATAATTTGAACGTGCGTATCACACCTAACCAAAATATTATCTTGTGTGATGTCCGGCAAGCATGGAAGCGCCCTATCACTACAGCTCTTGCTCAGGGTGGTCTACTG CAACCAAGGTTTGTAGATCCGCTCAACTTGACAGCGATGGCATGCCCTGCTTTTCCTCTTTGTCCTTTGGCTATTACAGAAGCTGAACGAGGAATACCTGACATCTTGAAGAGAATTCGTGCTGTTTTTGAAAAG GTTGGTCTCAAGTATAATGAATCCGTGGTAATAAGGATAACAGGTTGCCCCAATGGTTGTGCTAGACCGTACATGGCTGAGCTCGGGTTGGTTGGTGACGGTCCAAATAGTTACCAG ATTTGGCTCGGTGGGAATccaaaccaaacttcattaGCAAAAGCATTCAAGGATAAGGTTAAGCTTCATAATCTTGAGGATGTTTTTGTACCTCTATTTTACCACTGGAAACGCAAGCGGCTCTCTAAAGAATCATTTGGTGACTTCACAATTCGCATG GGAACGGAGAAGCTTTTGGAGCTGGTGGATAAATGGGAAGGAATACCCTTATCAACATCGCGACATAACTTAAAACTCTTTGCAGACAAGGAGACATTTGAAGCCATGGATGCTCTAGCAAGACTGCAAGATAAGAATGCTCATGAGTTGGCAATGGAAGTCATACGCCATTACGTATCTACACACAAGAAGCATATTAATTGA